In Aspergillus chevalieri M1 DNA, chromosome 7, nearly complete sequence, the sequence TGTCAAAGCTATGGTGAATTCTTGGAGATGGCTATTAGAGATAGTCGTTGCGGTCGATATGCTAGGAGCCAGTTCCAACATGCTGCTGCAGGCGTGTATATTGAAACTGAAAAGCTTGATGAATTTCGTCGATTTCTAGCTGACTATGAAGCCGAGCGAATAGTCAGGTATATCGCATAAATTCCGATCCTTCAATGTCTGTTTGATGGCCTAGCTGACCCAAAGTGGCAATAGCTTGAAGCTCTTCCTCATGAGCTTCTTTCTGACGCCGAACATCACGTTTGAATGCCTGCAGCTCCCGCTGAATAAGGCGAGTGAAGCCATCTGAGATGCCTGCCTTTATAGCACGCTGATACATGGGGCTGGCGTCATCCTCCATGTCCTTTAAATCCTGTATCGTCCAATCATTTTGAAATACAATTTCCTTCACTTGATTCCACTTCTCTTTTTGGCGTGGATTTGGCGTGTTGACATTCTTCCAATAGAAAAAAGACTCAAGCAGCTCATACTCATCTGTTGTCTCATCAATTGGGCTAGAACGGCGTTTTTGGGGTGCCCGAGAGGCCGCCTGAGGAGTAATTGGAGCGCGAGGATATTGCGCTGCAGGATATTGGCCTGAAATAGGCATCATTGGCCGGGGAGACTGGCCATGGCTGTATGGCATGGCTGCATAGTGGGGAGGCATGTACATCAAGCGTGCATGTGCCAGCTCATGCTCACGTCGTTCTTGCTCCATACGCCTTCGCTCATTTCTCTCCTCCCTGCGCTCCTGTTTTTCCTCCAGGGCATCCATTTGATCATACATACGAGCCTCCAACATCCGCtcatgcatttgctgctgcatttcAGCTAATCGCTCAAGTGATGACTTCGTTTGTTGGATAAAAGTTTGGCGGGCTGGTTGGCGGGACTGTCTATTTAAAGCACCCTGATGCTCCTCCCAATAGCGAAGCATTTTGACCGGAGGATTTTGAATAGTAGCTTCACCATTTGATATAGCATTTGCCCATGCTTCATGCTGTACAGCAGTGATATTAAAGTGCTTTGTACGCTCGGTTGGATCAGAAAAGCAGTAGTTATCCTTGTTTGTGCAATTTGGATCGTGACAACGCCAACGGTCCATCAACTGGCGTTGAAAGTTGCCAGCAACACGAATGGTATCAAGCCGAGTACTATGCTGCTCTTGCAGGCGACTTGATCGATTTTGGCGCTTTTTTGGAGGGAAGGAAGGGGGGGAGCTCGGTATGTCTGAAGAAGGGGGCTCTGGCTGCCGTGAACGCTTCGGTGTTGGTAAGATGGCATCACACTGGACATTTATATCGAAATGGGCTTCAATCATGCCTGTCCGATGGCGACTATGGTGTTTATCTATAATTGATAGTATATGGCTGCCGTTAGCAGTGTCAAAATCATCAAAATCATGGTGGGTGGTGCCACCACGCCCAGAAGAGTGTTTGACGGTAACTCTCCGAGCCATGATTTGatactcttcctctccaaccGTTGGAGCAATGGCACTTAGAAAGGCCTTTTCAACATTCTCCATATTGAAGGAACGGCGCTGACTATCAGGCAAGCTCTTCTTCACATATGGCTTCTTGTTGACGCGAATATTCAGGATGATGCCTACAGGATAGTCTGCAGCTCTCATGGCATCCTCTAATGCTGCTTCCAAATCTGAAGTCTCAACTTCTCGAGGCTGCCGTTGTACGCCTTCTGGATAGCGGCGCCGGGCTTCATCTAGAACACGTCGTCCAATAAGCTCTCTATACTTCTCTTTCGCATCATAGAGCGCCCGGGCAGAGGCCTCCTCTTCAGTATCAACATCCCGGTCATCTATGGAGGGTAGAttgtcatcctcatcagcactcccctcatcatccatttgtccactttcttcgtcttctggaCCATTCTCATCATGATCCTCATTCACCCCTTCTTCATatacttcctcttcatcatatGAGGCCTCTGATGCCTCATCTGCTTCAGTGGTTTCAGGCTCAGTACTCGTAGAGGCAGCCCTACGGTGCAAGGCTTCCTTTTGAGGTGACGCGTTGGATTTGGCTGCAGATGATGGCTTCGGCTGGGCATTTTGCAGTGCaaactgcactctttttcCAGGAGTAGCTGAACGGCGTGCCTGGGGGGTTGTAGAGCGTCTATTCGGAGTTCTTAAACGTGTTTGCGGCGGCCCAGGAGACGCATCGGCTTCTTCATTTGCACGTGCAGCTCGAGCGGCAGCTGCTCGTCGACGCATGGCTGCAGCTTTAGTGGCAGCAGCACGAGGAACATATACCCCATTGGTATTTTTCCTCCCTTGATAGCCTTCCTCCGGAGGGGGGGATATGCGAGGAATGTGCGTTTTCCGAAGGTCATATACGCGTTGGGGGGCTGGCTGCGGTGTTCGGGAGGCTCGCTTGGGTGGCATGGCTGATAGAGAATATCAGGTGTTTGAATAGCTTCAGATTGGACAAATTAGGCAACTTGAGCTCTTTAAATTGTGTGTCTAACGGGGTAAATGAACTAGAGAGTATACATGTGTATGTTTGGCGCGAAATCGCGccaagaaatgaagaaaattttGCATACGCTAAATGCGGCGCgccgctcggtgtccgattacgttacgTGAATTGCCAAGCATGTCACTCAATCCCGTTGCATAGCTGATAGAGAGTACTATGACGATCTAGAAAGTCAAGTCGACGAGTCAATCGACTTCCTCGGGGCATATCCACCTTCCAATGGACGATCCACTCAAGTTACAATAGACGCAACCCTGGAGGATTGCCTCAACGAGGAGAGAGCGTGGACTGAATGGAATTGCTATGAGTGGCAGGGCCGTGGTCCAACGCATAACCATAGCATTGCCATCCATGCCTCGTGGTAGGCTGTTAGATCCAAGGATTGGTAA encodes:
- a CDS encoding uncharacterized protein (COG:S;~EggNog:ENOG410Q27Y), producing MPPKRASRTPQPAPQRVYDLRKTHIPRISPPPEEGYQGRKNTNGVYVPRAAATKAAAMRRRAAAARAARANEEADASPGPPQTRLRTPNRRSTTPQARRSATPGKRVQFALQNAQPKPSSAAKSNASPQKEALHRRAASTSTEPETTEADEASEASYDEEEVYEEGVNEDHDENGPEDEESGQMDDEGSADEDDNLPSIDDRDVDTEEEASARALYDAKEKYRELIGRRVLDEARRRYPEGVQRQPREVETSDLEAALEDAMRAADYPVGIILNIRVNKKPYVKKSLPDSQRRSFNMENVEKAFLSAIAPTVGEEEYQIMARRVTVKHSSGRGGTTHHDFDDFDTANGSHILSIIDKHHSRHRTGMIEAHFDINVQCDAILPTPKRSRQPEPPSSDIPSSPPSFPPKKRQNRSSRLQEQHSTRLDTIRVAGNFQRQLMDRWRCHDPNCTNKDNYCFSDPTERTKHFNITAVQHEAWANAISNGEATIQNPPVKMLRYWEEHQGALNRQSRQPARQTFIQQTKSSLERLAEMQQQMHERMLEARMYDQMDALEEKQERREERNERRRMEQERREHELAHARLMYMPPHYAAMPYSHGQSPRPMMPISGQYPAAQYPRAPITPQAASRAPQKRRSSPIDETTDEYELLESFFYWKNVNTPNPRQKEKWNQVKEIVFQNDWTIQDLKDMEDDASPMYQRAIKAGISDGFTRLIQRELQAFKRDVRRQKEAHEEELQAIATLGQLGHQTDIEGSEFMRYT